Proteins found in one Blastocatellia bacterium genomic segment:
- a CDS encoding glycine/sarcosine/betaine reductase component B subunit: MTMRLDVNVFPVSKILFDKPTRLEADCLVVDREQICALVLEDPRIANVQVDVAEPGQSVRIIHVCDAFEPRLKVAGPGVCYPGVMGPVDTVGHGVTHCLRGMAVLLSCEYPRLIETGIAAAPEAILDMSGPGALSPLSQTLNLVLVLELAPGYSQGDYGQAVQRAGLKVSRHLAELTRTQSPSHTERYELPPVPQPLPRVVYIHQMYTHLNIPSPYVTWYGMPITDWMPMWVHPNEILDGALLSGVVGKDAVRPTSWEHVNHPIIRRLYAAHGTEVDFAGVILHRTRFEVFEEKQLSANQAAKLAQLIGATGALITWVGAGNAFIEGMLTVQALERAGIKSVFMTYEHGGREGAESPLMFTVPEADAIISVGSLDRPKVLPPVARVIGGDTVNLNPEAGEERIPAAGEIALDWHLPVLSGTDNWGFGCQTCVEY, encoded by the coding sequence ATGACGATGCGTCTCGATGTGAATGTCTTTCCCGTAAGCAAAATCCTATTTGACAAACCAACACGACTGGAGGCGGATTGCTTGGTGGTTGACCGGGAGCAGATATGCGCCTTGGTGTTGGAAGACCCGCGCATTGCCAATGTGCAGGTGGACGTAGCCGAGCCAGGCCAGTCAGTGCGCATCATTCATGTGTGTGACGCCTTTGAGCCGCGCCTGAAAGTGGCTGGTCCGGGCGTTTGCTATCCCGGCGTGATGGGACCGGTTGATACGGTTGGTCACGGCGTGACGCATTGTCTTCGAGGCATGGCCGTGTTGCTTTCGTGCGAATATCCGCGGCTGATTGAGACCGGCATTGCCGCAGCGCCGGAAGCGATTCTGGACATGTCTGGTCCGGGCGCTCTCAGCCCGTTGTCTCAGACGCTCAATCTGGTGCTGGTGCTCGAACTGGCGCCGGGTTATTCGCAAGGCGATTACGGACAAGCTGTGCAACGAGCTGGCTTGAAGGTCTCGCGCCACCTGGCCGAGCTGACGCGCACTCAGTCGCCGTCGCACACGGAGCGTTATGAATTGCCGCCCGTTCCTCAACCACTGCCGCGGGTGGTCTACATTCATCAGATGTACACGCACTTGAACATCCCATCGCCCTACGTGACCTGGTACGGGATGCCGATCACCGATTGGATGCCGATGTGGGTCCATCCCAATGAAATCCTCGATGGAGCGTTGCTTTCGGGCGTTGTCGGCAAGGATGCTGTGCGTCCGACCTCGTGGGAGCATGTCAATCATCCAATCATCCGCCGGCTCTACGCCGCGCACGGGACCGAGGTGGATTTTGCCGGCGTCATTCTGCATCGCACGCGGTTTGAGGTGTTCGAGGAAAAGCAGCTATCGGCCAACCAAGCGGCCAAGCTGGCTCAATTGATCGGAGCGACGGGTGCCTTAATCACTTGGGTCGGCGCCGGCAATGCCTTCATTGAAGGCATGCTGACAGTTCAAGCGTTGGAGCGAGCTGGTATCAAGTCGGTCTTCATGACGTATGAACATGGCGGACGCGAAGGGGCTGAATCGCCGCTGATGTTCACCGTGCCTGAGGCTGACGCCATTATATCGGTCGGCAGTTTGGATCGTCCAAAGGTGTTGCCGCCGGTCGCTCGCGTCATCGGTGGAGATACGGTGAATTTAAATCCTGAAGCGGGCGAAGAACGCATACCGGCGGCTGGGGAAATTGCTCTGGATTGGCATCTGCCTGTGCTGAGCGGCACCGATAATTGGGGCTTCGGCTGTCAGACCTGTGTGGAGTATTAA
- a CDS encoding gamma-glutamylcyclotransferase encodes MSATYHLAVNGTLMRGFELNKNLLDVGATFVCETKTAPHYRLWSIDDRYPGMLRVQPPERGAAITVEVWALDAAGLVTVLAGEPPGLAIGQVLLADGTSTFGVLAEPWIIAGQREITEFGGWREYLRAVGRSAGE; translated from the coding sequence ATGAGCGCGACCTATCATCTGGCTGTCAATGGCACGCTGATGCGCGGGTTTGAACTCAATAAGAATTTGCTTGATGTCGGCGCCACCTTTGTGTGTGAGACGAAAACGGCCCCGCACTATCGCCTCTGGTCAATTGATGACCGGTATCCTGGCATGCTCCGCGTTCAACCGCCGGAGCGGGGCGCCGCTATCACGGTTGAGGTCTGGGCGCTCGATGCCGCTGGCCTGGTCACGGTGTTGGCCGGCGAGCCGCCCGGACTCGCCATCGGGCAGGTGCTCCTCGCCGACGGAACGTCCACATTCGGCGTGTTGGCTGAGCCATGGATTATTGCGGGTCAGCGCGAGATCACCGAGTTTGGTGGATGGCGTGAATATCTGCGTGCAGTAGGGAGGTCGGCTGGTGAGTAA